Proteins encoded within one genomic window of Dyadobacter chenhuakuii:
- a CDS encoding FAD-dependent oxidoreductase, with the protein MIREEASEKRAPKTIASAADLVIVGGGLTGTCAAITAARAGVKVTLIQDRPVLGGNCSSEVRLWILGATSHMGNNNRWAREGGVIDEIMLENIYRNPDGNPLIFDTVLLEKVIEETNITLLLNTAVYDLDKNTETETITAVHAFCSQNSTKYTVTAPLFCDASGDGIVGFLAGAAFRMGAESMDEFGEKFAPDKAYGELLGHSMYFYSKDIGRPVKFIPPSYALQDITEIPRYKTFNPKDFGCRLWWLEYGGRLDTVHDTEKIKWELWKVVYGAWNYIKNSGAFPESENMTLEWVGTIPGKRESRRFEGDYLLKQQDIVEQTAFPDTVGFGGWSLDLHPADGVYSDQSGCNQWHSKGVYSIPYRCFYSKNINNLFIAGRIISATHVAFASTRVMATSAMGGQAVAVAAALAKKYNCPPREVGEQHLKELQLELWRAGQYLPQTDIADSENLVEKAIEISASSSLKLKDLPGSDHWAVIEHSVAQMLPVQGKMPSVTVWVETLADTELVVELRKSSKAFNHTPDVTLETKSFELNVGKHEIQLDWSAVFEDAGYAFVSFIKNPNIKIQYSEKRVTGLLTVFNATNPAVSNYGKQEPMEDIGVDTFEFWCPQRRPEGRNLAFSLTEPIALFEPENLRNIHNRPIASPNAWVADFNDAEPVVTIRWEAPVNIQKIDICFDTDFDHPMENVIYVHPETVMPFCATDIEICNDQDEIVGKIHDNHLSHRTISFNKPIQTQFLKIKVTNPNPQTPVSLFQIRCY; encoded by the coding sequence ATGATACGCGAAGAAGCATCTGAGAAAAGAGCACCCAAAACCATTGCATCGGCGGCAGATCTGGTGATTGTAGGAGGAGGATTAACGGGCACTTGTGCAGCGATTACGGCGGCGAGGGCTGGCGTAAAGGTGACATTGATCCAGGACAGGCCGGTTTTGGGCGGCAATTGTTCGAGCGAAGTGCGGCTATGGATCCTCGGCGCAACCTCGCACATGGGCAACAACAACCGCTGGGCCCGCGAAGGCGGCGTGATCGACGAGATCATGCTCGAAAATATTTACCGAAATCCGGATGGAAATCCGCTGATTTTCGACACCGTTTTGCTGGAAAAGGTCATTGAAGAAACGAATATTACATTGCTGCTGAACACTGCAGTATATGATTTGGACAAAAATACAGAAACCGAAACTATCACGGCCGTCCACGCATTTTGCTCTCAAAACAGCACTAAATACACGGTTACCGCACCGCTTTTCTGCGATGCCTCCGGGGATGGAATTGTCGGGTTTCTTGCAGGTGCGGCATTTCGGATGGGCGCGGAATCCATGGATGAGTTTGGCGAAAAATTTGCACCGGATAAGGCTTATGGCGAGTTGCTGGGGCATTCTATGTATTTCTATTCCAAGGACATAGGCCGCCCGGTGAAGTTCATTCCGCCTTCGTATGCATTGCAGGACATTACGGAGATCCCGCGTTACAAGACATTCAATCCGAAAGATTTTGGCTGCCGGCTATGGTGGCTGGAATATGGCGGAAGACTTGATACTGTGCATGATACGGAAAAAATCAAGTGGGAATTATGGAAGGTCGTTTATGGAGCTTGGAACTACATTAAGAATTCAGGCGCATTTCCTGAATCGGAAAATATGACATTGGAATGGGTTGGCACGATTCCGGGGAAACGCGAAAGCCGGCGTTTTGAAGGAGATTATTTGTTAAAACAGCAGGACATTGTGGAGCAAACTGCGTTTCCGGACACGGTCGGCTTTGGCGGTTGGAGCCTGGACCTGCATCCCGCCGATGGCGTTTACAGTGACCAATCGGGTTGTAATCAATGGCATAGCAAAGGCGTTTACAGCATTCCCTATCGTTGTTTTTATAGCAAAAACATCAATAATCTCTTCATCGCAGGCCGCATTATCAGCGCGACGCACGTAGCATTTGCGTCCACCCGCGTGATGGCCACCAGCGCGATGGGCGGTCAGGCGGTCGCCGTCGCGGCTGCGCTTGCGAAAAAATATAATTGCCCGCCACGTGAGGTGGGTGAACAGCATTTGAAAGAATTGCAATTGGAATTATGGCGAGCAGGCCAATATTTGCCACAAACTGACATTGCTGATTCAGAAAATCTGGTCGAGAAAGCCATTGAGATAAGTGCTTCTTCCAGTTTGAAATTAAAAGATCTTCCGGGCTCGGATCATTGGGCGGTTATCGAACATTCGGTCGCGCAAATGTTGCCTGTTCAGGGGAAAATGCCATCTGTAACCGTTTGGGTGGAAACATTGGCCGACACTGAACTGGTGGTTGAATTAAGAAAAAGCAGCAAGGCATTTAACCACACGCCGGATGTTACGCTAGAAACAAAGTCTTTTGAATTGAATGTTGGAAAACATGAAATTCAGCTCGACTGGTCGGCTGTTTTTGAAGATGCTGGTTATGCTTTTGTTTCATTTATCAAAAACCCGAACATTAAAATCCAATATAGCGAAAAACGCGTAACGGGCTTGCTAACGGTCTTTAATGCGACCAATCCGGCTGTTTCAAATTACGGAAAACAAGAGCCGATGGAAGACATTGGCGTGGACACATTCGAATTCTGGTGCCCGCAGCGAAGGCCAGAAGGACGCAATCTGGCATTCAGTCTCACCGAACCGATCGCCCTTTTTGAACCTGAAAATTTGAGAAATATTCATAACCGCCCCATCGCAAGTCCGAATGCATGGGTTGCCGACTTCAATGATGCCGAACCGGTGGTCACCATCCGCTGGGAAGCGCCGGTGAACATTCAAAAAATCGACATTTGTTTCGACACCGATTTTGACCATCCCATGGAAAACGTCATTTATGTGCATCCCGAAACGGTTATGCCCTTTTGCGCAACAGATATTGAAATTTGTAATGATCAGGATGAAATCGTGGGTAAAATCCATGATAATCACCTTTCCCACCGAACCATTTCCTTCAACAAGCCTATCCAGACCCAGTTTTTGAAAATAAAAGTGACGAATCCCAACCCGCA
- a CDS encoding glycoside hydrolase family 2 protein gives MKQLLILLTLLYFAPKSASAQFKIREPNAIPLHGEWLFAMDPAEMGMKGKWYMDKLAESNRLDKVTVPHCFSSDPRFEHYTGTAWYRKTFTWKPVAEKRVILHFDAAYYKTNVWLNNEKVGAHEGGYTPFGFDVTDLLKDGDNLLAVSVNNDTWKPGTIPGAKDNGNINDPFMGWLNYGGLVRPVYLTIEPEVYAENLKIDALPDLAKGTATLKTRIRIRNASKAAASPKVSYKVLFDGKAVPVNVKGKSESIPAGQTGFIEAEATLTAAQVKLWDLDEPNLYQLKVAVGEDSIAAHFGIRKVEVKNAQLLLNGKSIRVGGGNRVVDYPGLGSVEPDWLIEKDFKLMKEAGMEFQRLTHYTPSEYFYDLADKHGMLIITEAGNWQLTPNQMDNDSMRAKFKSQFTEMAERDWNHPSVIAYSVGNEYLSEQPAGQKWTKDMIEFAKSLDPTRLYTFASMRLNILPKKPEDEASQYVDFISTNTYGNHAKVLDHIHSLYPDKPILVSEWGVRADAKDEAFQAQHITDLMLEFRKRPYVVGTSWWTYNDYQSRHHGTNANGYRPWGIVGPDRSFRAAYRVHQKEYSPVTIEKVGFKAGGQGQHLLTVRLTARGDFPARTIKGYKLKANGLTIGLPEIKPGEAKEIDIPVAGFDKKLHINISKPTGFTSIETDIELK, from the coding sequence ATGAAACAACTTTTAATCCTGCTAACCCTCTTATACTTTGCCCCAAAATCTGCTTCTGCGCAGTTCAAAATCCGGGAGCCAAATGCGATTCCGCTGCACGGAGAGTGGCTTTTTGCGATGGATCCTGCTGAGATGGGGATGAAGGGAAAATGGTATATGGACAAGCTGGCGGAGAGTAACCGGCTGGACAAGGTGACGGTGCCGCATTGCTTTTCTTCGGACCCGCGCTTCGAACATTATACCGGAACGGCCTGGTATAGAAAGACTTTTACCTGGAAACCAGTTGCCGAAAAGCGCGTGATCCTGCATTTTGATGCGGCTTATTATAAGACGAATGTTTGGCTTAATAATGAGAAAGTCGGTGCGCATGAAGGCGGTTATACGCCGTTCGGCTTTGATGTGACGGATTTGTTGAAAGATGGTGATAACCTGCTGGCGGTTTCGGTTAATAATGATACGTGGAAACCGGGCACGATTCCGGGTGCGAAGGACAATGGCAACATCAATGATCCTTTCATGGGCTGGCTGAATTACGGTGGTCTGGTGCGTCCCGTTTACCTGACCATCGAGCCCGAAGTGTATGCCGAAAACCTGAAAATAGATGCCCTACCGGACCTGGCAAAGGGCACTGCAACATTGAAAACCAGGATCAGGATCCGCAATGCTTCTAAGGCTGCCGCGTCGCCGAAGGTCAGTTATAAAGTTTTGTTTGATGGGAAAGCGGTTCCTGTCAATGTGAAAGGCAAGTCGGAAAGCATTCCGGCTGGGCAAACGGGTTTTATAGAAGCCGAAGCCACATTAACGGCTGCGCAGGTGAAGTTGTGGGATCTGGATGAGCCGAATCTATATCAGCTTAAAGTGGCTGTGGGCGAAGATTCGATCGCTGCGCATTTTGGGATAAGAAAAGTGGAAGTAAAGAATGCACAGCTGCTTCTGAATGGCAAATCTATTCGCGTTGGCGGCGGAAACCGGGTTGTGGATTATCCGGGATTGGGCTCGGTGGAGCCCGATTGGCTGATTGAAAAAGACTTTAAATTGATGAAGGAAGCAGGCATGGAATTCCAGCGCTTAACGCATTACACGCCTTCCGAATATTTCTACGACCTGGCCGACAAACACGGGATGCTCATCATTACCGAGGCCGGAAACTGGCAGCTTACGCCCAATCAAATGGACAATGATTCGATGCGGGCGAAGTTCAAATCACAGTTTACCGAAATGGCGGAAAGAGACTGGAATCACCCGAGCGTAATCGCTTATAGTGTTGGTAATGAGTATCTTTCCGAGCAGCCTGCGGGACAAAAGTGGACGAAGGATATGATCGAGTTTGCCAAATCCCTTGATCCGACACGGCTCTACACATTCGCCTCTATGCGCCTCAATATTTTACCCAAAAAACCGGAAGATGAGGCCAGTCAATACGTGGATTTCATCTCGACCAACACCTACGGAAACCACGCCAAAGTCCTGGACCACATTCATTCGCTTTATCCCGACAAGCCTATTTTGGTAAGCGAATGGGGCGTGCGGGCGGATGCAAAAGACGAAGCATTTCAGGCGCAACACATTACGGATCTGATGCTTGAGTTCCGTAAACGACCTTATGTGGTGGGCACTTCCTGGTGGACTTATAATGATTACCAAAGCCGCCATCATGGGACGAATGCAAACGGCTATCGCCCATGGGGCATCGTCGGCCCCGACCGCTCATTCCGAGCTGCTTACCGTGTTCATCAAAAGGAATATTCACCGGTTACCATTGAAAAAGTAGGTTTCAAAGCAGGCGGACAAGGTCAGCATTTGCTAACCGTTCGGTTGACCGCCCGCGGCGATTTTCCAGCAAGAACAATCAAAGGTTATAAGCTGAAAGCAAACGGCCTGACCATTGGTTTACCGGAAATAAAGCCGGGCGAAGCAAAGGAAATCGACATTCCGGTCGCGGGTTTTGATAAGAAACTGCACATTAATATCTCGAAACCGACCGGTTTTACCAGCATCGAGACAGACATTGAATTGAAATAA
- a CDS encoding sodium:solute symporter family protein: MNNTIDTAVILVFSAFVMGIGMLFARTGRNLKSFFAGGEAVPWFIGGLSLFMSFFSAGTFVAWGSIAYKHGWVAITIQWTMCIGALITALYLAPRWKRTGALTAAEFIRERLGLPVQKTYIFIFTLVSVFIKGSVLYPVAKLVSASLDLPLMPCTIGLGLFMIAYTAVGGLWAVMVTDILQFVVLSAAVFILLPLSFDKVGGWEGFSKAVPDDFFNLLNGEYTIGFVAAFVIYHICYIGGNWTMVQRYTSVDSEKSAKKVAFLFAGLYLISPVIWMFPPMIYKAINPTLTGLDTENAYLMICKMVLPPGLLGLMLTGMYFSTSASANTALNVVSAVFTNDIYKGMVNPKASDKQLIRVARGSSWFFGLGMIGIALLVPAAGGIVEVVLSISAISGGPLLAPPLWALFSKRLNSIVTLWVTGIGLSVNLFFKILAPILLDFKLSRGMETIVGVGLPLLLLLAYELWASSKDIIAKEYLTYLETKEQKRIDALEVNEEEAIEIKRQNRFGLQVIAGALLFTAIMLFILSVMTTSGTLITAVVATLVLFSSAIPFVASRKVLVT; this comes from the coding sequence ATGAACAACACCATTGATACTGCCGTCATCCTAGTCTTTTCCGCATTCGTGATGGGCATTGGGATGTTATTTGCACGAACGGGACGGAATTTGAAATCTTTTTTTGCCGGAGGAGAGGCGGTTCCCTGGTTTATCGGGGGGCTGTCCTTATTCATGAGTTTTTTCTCGGCCGGGACATTCGTGGCCTGGGGCTCCATCGCCTACAAACACGGCTGGGTGGCCATTACCATCCAATGGACCATGTGCATAGGCGCATTGATCACCGCCCTTTACCTGGCACCACGCTGGAAAAGAACCGGCGCATTAACCGCTGCAGAATTCATCCGCGAGCGCCTGGGCCTGCCCGTGCAGAAGACTTACATTTTCATCTTCACATTGGTTTCGGTGTTTATCAAAGGCTCTGTTTTGTATCCCGTTGCCAAACTTGTTAGCGCTTCGCTAGACTTGCCTTTGATGCCTTGTACGATTGGATTGGGGCTTTTTATGATTGCTTATACGGCAGTCGGCGGGCTTTGGGCGGTAATGGTTACCGACATTCTGCAATTTGTAGTTTTGTCCGCAGCGGTCTTCATTTTGCTTCCCCTATCCTTTGACAAAGTCGGCGGCTGGGAAGGTTTCAGCAAGGCCGTTCCGGACGATTTTTTCAATCTCTTAAATGGCGAATACACTATCGGTTTCGTCGCCGCATTTGTCATTTACCATATTTGCTACATCGGCGGAAACTGGACGATGGTGCAGCGCTATACGAGCGTCGACAGTGAAAAATCGGCTAAAAAAGTCGCTTTTCTCTTTGCTGGCTTGTATTTGATCAGTCCGGTGATATGGATGTTTCCGCCTATGATATACAAGGCTATCAACCCAACATTAACAGGCCTGGATACAGAAAATGCCTATTTAATGATCTGCAAAATGGTGTTGCCGCCCGGCTTGCTGGGGCTAATGCTGACCGGCATGTATTTCTCTACATCCGCAAGCGCAAACACCGCATTGAACGTCGTCTCCGCCGTTTTCACCAATGACATTTACAAGGGAATGGTCAACCCAAAGGCCTCCGACAAGCAGTTGATCCGGGTTGCCCGTGGCTCTTCCTGGTTTTTTGGTTTGGGTATGATCGGCATCGCCTTACTCGTTCCTGCCGCCGGTGGCATCGTGGAAGTGGTTTTAAGCATTTCCGCTATCTCCGGCGGCCCGCTTCTCGCACCGCCGCTCTGGGCCTTATTTTCAAAAAGACTCAACAGCATAGTTACTTTATGGGTCACCGGCATCGGCCTTTCGGTCAATCTCTTCTTTAAAATCCTTGCGCCCATCTTACTGGATTTCAAACTATCCAGAGGCATGGAAACGATCGTCGGCGTTGGCCTTCCCTTGCTCCTTTTATTAGCCTACGAACTCTGGGCAAGCTCCAAAGACATCATCGCCAAAGAATATCTGACTTACCTGGAAACCAAAGAACAAAAGCGCATCGACGCACTGGAAGTCAACGAAGAAGAAGCCATAGAAATCAAACGCCAAAACCGCTTTGGCCTGCAAGTAATCGCCGGCGCATTGCTTTTTACAGCAATAATGCTCTTCATATTAAGTGTAATGACCACTTCCGGGACGTTGATAACCGCAGTTGTAGCAACGTTAGTGCTCTTTTCATCAGCAATTCCGTTTGTTGCCTCCCGGAAGGTTCTCGTCACGTGA
- a CDS encoding glycerophosphoryl diester phosphodiesterase, with amino-acid sequence MKLYFAIFLCLGSINYVLGQGKTPVSLANDHISIQFKNDSKNWSINKILVKKDGKWIEGLTPSGEYTLLYAETKPSDEPAETFEKTTGGTFPEDNYHYQERQWKESTTAVSLNKAGQVFSFLPADLSAKKNELEFTKETEVATVKATWKLDPNYPTDIQVTMRLIPKKKGYFSLATPTLASVTTNQMSWASVPGYFQGNFIQRNFALAYAYGHGIPDRPVVYRERCATTLSPLISTKNGITLSVIPNPGLARDPWANDKVSQTDWHLGLSHMNRKSQLSPTLYYPVLGEPKSELNAGEEITYSFRYSLIAGDWFQAIKHAANDIYKFHETLSLRQSKQALTDRIEKMHHYLTDPKTSLWNIEEYEGKQIGAQSYLGGVVGSNKDAMKNADYGAMWMLANATNDPELKEKVLPPALNFKLVQQETNKGFFEGAIEGQYYLAKSKKFVEEWGEVVEPIALTYYVLLDMGNMLLFEPQNAELKEKLRLGADKLLKWQNTDGSWAVAYDRKNEQKLFKDIQDVRPTFYGMIVAYRISKDEKYLKAAQKGADWFVKNAVETGSFLGVCGDARYAPDFATGQSAQALLDLYDLTKNKKYQDAAVTCAKIYTASIYTHPIANRKIKQVNGNSREDWEISQTGLSFEHGGIFGSATRLGPIQLASHAGLFVRMYQLTGEQIFADMARSAAIGRDAFVDSKTSVASYYWQAMNKGAGPYPHHAWWQIGWITDYLLSEVALRSNGKIEFPRGFVAPKVGPHQTYGFEPGKVYGDKARLVILEGFAVASKPAIDVITARSTSKNSIYITLLNNSASATTFTLKLDQSKLGESKKIQEQKWLENNQPAKTDQITINPFGLKTLKIDLL; translated from the coding sequence ATGAAATTATACTTTGCCATTTTTCTGTGTTTAGGATCAATCAATTATGTTTTAGGTCAGGGCAAAACGCCTGTCAGCCTTGCGAATGATCACATTAGCATTCAGTTTAAAAACGACAGCAAAAACTGGTCGATCAATAAAATACTGGTAAAAAAAGATGGCAAATGGATTGAAGGGCTGACGCCTTCCGGAGAATACACGCTGCTTTACGCGGAGACGAAACCTTCCGACGAACCGGCCGAAACGTTTGAAAAAACGACCGGCGGAACATTCCCCGAAGACAACTACCATTATCAGGAACGCCAATGGAAAGAAAGCACCACGGCAGTTTCACTGAATAAGGCCGGGCAGGTTTTTAGCTTTTTACCAGCGGATCTTTCGGCAAAAAAAAATGAGCTGGAATTCACGAAAGAAACCGAAGTAGCGACGGTTAAAGCGACCTGGAAATTAGATCCCAATTATCCCACGGACATTCAGGTTACCATGCGGCTTATCCCAAAAAAGAAGGGATATTTTTCCTTGGCAACACCCACCCTGGCTTCTGTCACTACAAACCAAATGTCCTGGGCATCTGTACCGGGCTATTTTCAGGGTAATTTTATACAACGTAATTTCGCCCTCGCTTATGCTTATGGACACGGAATTCCGGATCGTCCGGTGGTTTATCGCGAACGCTGCGCAACAACATTAAGCCCGCTGATCAGCACTAAAAACGGCATTACATTGTCGGTCATTCCCAATCCGGGACTCGCGCGCGATCCCTGGGCAAACGACAAAGTCTCACAAACAGACTGGCACCTTGGGCTGTCGCATATGAACCGGAAATCGCAGCTCTCACCTACATTATACTATCCGGTTTTGGGCGAACCAAAATCAGAACTAAATGCTGGTGAAGAGATTACCTACTCATTCCGTTACAGCCTCATTGCCGGCGACTGGTTCCAGGCGATCAAGCATGCGGCAAACGACATTTACAAATTCCACGAAACATTAAGCCTTCGCCAAAGCAAGCAGGCACTCACCGACCGCATTGAAAAAATGCACCATTATCTCACGGATCCGAAAACGTCGCTTTGGAACATTGAGGAATACGAAGGCAAGCAGATTGGCGCGCAATCTTACCTTGGCGGCGTGGTCGGCTCCAACAAAGACGCCATGAAAAACGCCGATTACGGCGCTATGTGGATGCTGGCCAATGCAACCAACGATCCTGAATTGAAGGAAAAGGTTTTGCCACCTGCATTAAATTTCAAATTAGTACAGCAAGAGACCAATAAAGGCTTCTTTGAAGGAGCGATCGAAGGGCAATATTATTTAGCCAAAAGTAAAAAATTCGTCGAAGAATGGGGTGAAGTCGTGGAACCTATCGCACTGACATATTATGTGTTACTGGACATGGGAAATATGCTTTTGTTCGAGCCTCAAAATGCAGAGTTGAAGGAAAAATTGCGCTTAGGAGCTGATAAATTACTCAAATGGCAAAACACAGACGGCAGCTGGGCCGTAGCCTACGACCGAAAAAATGAGCAGAAATTATTCAAAGACATTCAAGATGTAAGACCCACATTCTACGGAATGATCGTGGCCTACCGCATTTCGAAAGATGAAAAATACCTGAAGGCCGCACAAAAAGGTGCGGATTGGTTTGTAAAAAATGCCGTTGAAACCGGCTCGTTCCTGGGTGTGTGCGGCGATGCGCGCTATGCACCCGATTTTGCTACCGGACAATCGGCTCAGGCACTACTGGATCTTTATGATTTGACCAAAAATAAAAAATACCAGGATGCGGCAGTTACCTGTGCAAAAATCTATACTGCTTCAATCTATACGCATCCTATTGCTAATAGGAAGATTAAGCAAGTCAATGGGAACAGTAGGGAAGACTGGGAAATCAGTCAGACGGGTTTGAGCTTCGAACATGGCGGCATTTTCGGTTCGGCAACACGCCTTGGCCCTATTCAGCTGGCCAGTCACGCCGGGCTTTTCGTTAGAATGTATCAATTAACCGGCGAGCAAATTTTCGCCGACATGGCCCGGTCCGCCGCCATCGGACGCGACGCATTTGTAGACAGCAAAACCAGCGTCGCATCCTACTACTGGCAAGCCATGAACAAAGGTGCGGGGCCTTACCCCCACCACGCCTGGTGGCAAATCGGCTGGATCACGGATTATTTACTCTCAGAAGTAGCACTGAGGTCCAATGGAAAAATTGAATTCCCAAGAGGCTTCGTCGCTCCAAAAGTAGGCCCGCACCAAACGTATGGCTTCGAACCAGGTAAAGTTTATGGCGATAAAGCCAGGCTTGTTATCCTGGAAGGATTCGCTGTGGCCAGCAAACCTGCAATTGACGTGATTACGGCAAGGTCGACTTCGAAAAATAGTATTTACATAACATTACTAAATAACAGCGCATCAGCGACCACATTTACATTGAAACTGGACCAAAGCAAACTCGGAGAATCTAAAAAAATACAGGAACAAAAATGGCTGGAAAACAACCAACCCGCAAAAACAGACCAGATAACTATCAACCCATTCGGCCTAAAAACCCTAAAAATCGATCTTCTTTAA
- a CDS encoding FAD-dependent oxidoreductase has translation MKNPYFVGLKPDASSIGRADGTFCQLFGWKWLANAVGTFSWPSKPNASASAIGTLSFHIPGLQSGVAAPIFTLLLTLLTFCSSAQNHVLVETESFEDKGGWVIDQQSFVVMGSSYIMAHGMGRPVKDAATTVKFAKPGKYKMWVRTKDWAPFPKGPGKFEISIDGKQVGPVFGSSGSDAWKWYDGGETDIKAGSAKLSIKDLTGFNGRCDAILFTDDLKFTPPNEFEALTTFRKKLLNLTEKPAEAGRFDMVVVGGGIAGTCAAISAARMGLKVALIQDRPVLGGNNSSEIRVHLMGDVDKNHYPKLGRIVREMDNGDPGNGNPDAKEYGDARKISIVKAEPNISLFLNTHVYKVEKENDIITAVVGRDIATNKEIRFTGSFFSDCTGDGTIGYLAGAEFRMGRESKAETGESLAAEKADDFTLGTSNLWASLERDTVSSFPETPWAIQFSDEYHIDEPKADWQWETGFGNFNTITDAEKIRDHNLRAIYGNWSYLKKNKAAKYAKRELAWVAYIGGKRESRRIIGDHILNQMDIQEGKFYPDGSVTATWTIDLHFPDAKNSKYFEGQEFFAGTKHIKVAPYTIPYRCLYSKNIQNLFVAGRNISTTHVAFGSTRVMRTCGMMGEVVGFAAYLTTKYKTTPRGVYQDHLPELMAILKGETPAPQP, from the coding sequence ATGAAAAACCCATATTTCGTCGGGTTGAAACCCGACGCTAGCAGTATTGGTCGTGCCGATGGCACTTTTTGCCAGTTGTTTGGATGGAAGTGGCTAGCCAATGCGGTAGGCACTTTTTCTTGGCCTTCAAAACCGAATGCATCAGCCAGTGCCATCGGCACCCTTTCATTTCATATCCCCGGACTTCAGTCCGGGGTAGCCGCACCCATCTTCACACTGCTCCTAACGCTCCTAACCTTTTGCTCGTCCGCGCAAAACCATGTTTTGGTAGAAACAGAATCGTTTGAGGACAAAGGCGGATGGGTGATTGACCAGCAGTCTTTTGTGGTGATGGGCTCATCCTACATTATGGCGCATGGAATGGGCAGGCCGGTGAAAGACGCTGCTACAACCGTCAAATTCGCAAAACCGGGAAAATACAAAATGTGGGTCCGTACCAAAGACTGGGCGCCCTTTCCGAAAGGGCCGGGGAAATTTGAGATCAGTATCGACGGCAAGCAAGTTGGCCCGGTGTTCGGTTCGAGCGGATCCGATGCCTGGAAATGGTATGACGGTGGCGAAACGGACATCAAAGCTGGCTCGGCGAAGTTGTCTATTAAAGATTTAACCGGCTTCAACGGCCGCTGCGACGCGATCCTGTTTACCGACGATTTAAAATTTACGCCTCCTAACGAATTTGAAGCATTAACGACATTCCGCAAGAAACTGCTGAACCTCACCGAAAAACCAGCCGAGGCAGGCCGATTTGATATGGTGGTGGTTGGCGGAGGAATTGCGGGAACCTGCGCGGCCATTTCAGCAGCCAGGATGGGACTAAAAGTTGCGCTGATCCAGGACAGGCCGGTCCTGGGCGGAAATAACAGCTCCGAAATCCGGGTGCACTTGATGGGCGATGTTGATAAAAACCATTATCCCAAACTTGGAAGGATTGTAAGAGAAATGGACAATGGCGATCCCGGAAACGGGAATCCGGATGCCAAAGAATATGGCGATGCACGTAAAATTTCGATTGTAAAAGCAGAACCAAACATTTCACTATTCCTAAACACCCACGTTTATAAAGTTGAAAAAGAAAACGATATCATTACCGCAGTAGTAGGCCGCGACATTGCTACAAACAAGGAAATACGCTTCACCGGCTCCTTCTTCTCTGACTGCACCGGCGACGGAACAATAGGCTATCTGGCCGGCGCAGAATTTAGAATGGGACGCGAAAGCAAGGCAGAAACGGGCGAATCGCTCGCTGCCGAAAAGGCCGATGATTTCACATTAGGAACATCCAATTTATGGGCCTCACTGGAACGTGACACAGTTTCGTCATTCCCCGAAACGCCCTGGGCCATCCAGTTTTCCGATGAATACCACATTGACGAACCCAAGGCTGACTGGCAGTGGGAAACAGGTTTTGGCAATTTCAACACCATTACCGACGCGGAGAAAATCCGTGATCATAACCTGCGCGCTATCTACGGAAACTGGTCTTATCTGAAAAAGAACAAAGCCGCGAAATATGCCAAACGGGAGCTTGCGTGGGTAGCTTACATTGGCGGAAAACGCGAATCGCGCCGCATTATCGGTGACCACATTCTGAATCAGATGGACATTCAGGAGGGCAAGTTCTATCCGGACGGCTCCGTAACGGCAACGTGGACCATTGATCTGCATTTCCCAGATGCTAAAAACAGCAAATACTTTGAAGGTCAGGAGTTTTTCGCGGGAACCAAGCACATTAAAGTAGCGCCATACACCATTCCCTATCGCTGCCTTTATTCCAAAAACATTCAAAATTTATTCGTCGCTGGCAGGAACATCAGCACCACGCACGTGGCGTTCGGCAGCACGCGGGTCATGCGCACCTGTGGAATGATGGGAGAAGTGGTAGGTTTTGCTGCCTATTTAACTACAAAATATAAAACAACGCCCAGGGGAGTTTACCAGGATCATTTACCCGAACTAATGGCCATTCTAAAAGGTGAAACCCCTGCGCCTCAGCCTTGA